In a genomic window of Pseudomonas putida:
- the folB gene encoding dihydroneopterin aldolase, producing MDRVFIEGLEVDTVIGAYDWERGIRQCLRLDLSFAWDNRPAAAGDDLTLALDYASVSSRIQAFAEQAQFQLVETFAERLTEVLMSEFKITWMRLKLTKPGAVPAATGGVGVEIERGCR from the coding sequence TTGGACAGAGTGTTTATCGAGGGCCTGGAAGTCGACACCGTGATTGGTGCCTACGACTGGGAGCGAGGCATCCGACAGTGCTTGCGTCTTGATCTGAGTTTTGCCTGGGATAACCGCCCGGCCGCCGCCGGTGATGACCTGACCCTGGCGCTTGATTACGCCAGTGTTTCGTCGCGCATCCAGGCCTTTGCCGAGCAGGCGCAGTTCCAGCTGGTTGAGACCTTCGCCGAACGCCTGACCGAAGTGTTGATGAGCGAGTTCAAGATTACCTGGATGCGTCTCAAACTGACCAAGCCGGGTGCTGTTCCTGCCGCTACCGGTGGGGTGGGCGTGGAGATCGAGCGCGGATGTCGCTGA
- a CDS encoding SpoVR family protein, with amino-acid sequence MTAKEQKRQPISTGSEWTFELIQAYDREISRIAARYALDTYPNQIEVITAEQMMDAYASVGMPLGYHHWSYGKHFLSTEKSYSRGQMGLAYEIVINSDPCIAYLMEENTICMQALVVAHACYGHNSFFKGNYLFRTWTDASSIIDYLVFAKQYIMQCEERHGIDAVEDLLDSCHALMNYGVDRYKRPYPISAEEERRRQKDREEHLQKQINDLWRTIPKGADKYSEKDNARFPAEPQENILYFIEKHAPLLEPWQREIVRIVRKIAQYFYPQRQTQVMNEGWATFWHYTLMNDLYDEGLVTDGFMMEFLTSHTSVVFQPGFDSPYYSGINPYALGFAMYRDIRRMCEEPTEEDRRWFPEIAGSDWLSTIKFAMSSFKDESFILQYLSPKVIRDLKLFSILDDDQKDDLLVPAIHDEGGYRIIRETLAAQYNLGNREPNVQIYSIDRRGDRSLTLRHQQHDRKPLGESTEEVLKHLHRLWGFDIHLETLQGEQVMKTHHVPPKSEHAEGDYGRLDLAVIHL; translated from the coding sequence ATGACCGCCAAAGAGCAGAAGCGCCAACCCATTTCCACCGGCTCCGAATGGACGTTCGAGCTGATCCAGGCCTACGACCGTGAAATCAGTCGTATCGCGGCTCGCTATGCCCTCGACACCTACCCTAACCAGATCGAAGTGATCACCGCCGAACAGATGATGGACGCCTACGCCTCTGTCGGCATGCCGCTGGGATATCACCACTGGTCCTACGGCAAACATTTCCTCAGCACCGAAAAATCCTACAGCCGCGGCCAGATGGGGCTGGCCTACGAAATTGTCATCAACTCCGATCCGTGCATTGCCTACCTGATGGAGGAAAACACCATCTGCATGCAGGCACTCGTCGTGGCGCACGCCTGCTACGGGCACAACAGCTTCTTCAAGGGCAACTACCTGTTCCGCACCTGGACCGACGCCAGCTCGATCATCGATTACCTGGTGTTCGCCAAGCAGTACATCATGCAATGCGAGGAACGCCACGGTATCGACGCGGTCGAGGACCTTCTCGATTCCTGCCATGCTCTGATGAACTACGGCGTCGACCGTTACAAACGCCCTTACCCGATTTCCGCCGAAGAAGAACGTCGTCGGCAAAAAGACCGGGAAGAACACCTGCAGAAACAAATCAATGACCTGTGGCGCACCATTCCAAAAGGCGCGGACAAGTACAGCGAGAAAGACAACGCACGCTTCCCTGCCGAACCCCAGGAAAACATCCTCTATTTCATTGAAAAACATGCGCCGCTACTGGAGCCGTGGCAGCGGGAAATCGTGCGTATCGTACGCAAGATCGCCCAGTATTTTTATCCACAACGCCAGACTCAGGTCATGAACGAAGGTTGGGCCACATTCTGGCACTACACCCTGATGAACGACCTGTACGACGAAGGCCTGGTCACCGACGGCTTCATGATGGAGTTCCTGACGTCCCATACCAGCGTGGTGTTCCAGCCCGGCTTTGACAGTCCCTACTACAGCGGTATCAACCCGTATGCCCTGGGCTTTGCCATGTATCGCGACATCCGGCGCATGTGCGAAGAACCAACGGAAGAAGATCGTCGCTGGTTCCCGGAAATTGCCGGCAGCGACTGGCTGTCGACCATCAAGTTCGCCATGAGCAGCTTCAAGGATGAGAGTTTCATCCTGCAGTACCTGTCTCCCAAGGTGATCCGCGACCTGAAACTGTTCAGCATCCTCGATGACGACCAGAAGGACGACCTACTGGTCCCGGCAATTCACGACGAAGGTGGCTACCGGATCATTCGTGAAACCCTCGCCGCCCAGTACAACCTGGGCAATCGCGAACCCAACGTGCAGATCTACAGCATCGACCGCCGCGGTGATCGCTCTCTGACCCTGCGCCACCAGCAACACGACCGTAAACCGCTTGGCGAGTCCACTGAAGAAGTGCTCAAGCATCTGCACCGCCTCTGGGGCTTCGATATCCATCTGGAGACCCTGCAAGGGGAGCAGGTGATGAAGACCCATCATGTACCACCAAAAAGTGAACATGCCGAAGGTGATTACGGCCGCCTGGACCTGGCCGTCATCCATCTTTGA
- the rpoD gene encoding RNA polymerase sigma factor RpoD has translation MSGKAQQQSRIIDLIKLGREQGYLTYAEVNDHLPEDISDPEQVEDIIRMINDMGIPVHEVAPDADALMLADADTDEAAAEEAAAALAAVETDIGRTTDPVRMYMREMGTVELLTREGEIEIAKRIEEGIREVMSAIAHFPGTVEHILSEYTRVTTEGGRLSDVLSGYIDPDDGIAPPPAEVPPPIDEKAAKADDSDDDEESEGSDDEEEAESGPDPVIAAQRFGAVADQMDITRKALKKHGRHNKAAIAELLALAELFMPIKLVPKQYEGLVERVRSALDRLRQQERAIMQLCVRDARMPRADFLRQFPGNEIDESWTDALAKGKAKYAEAIARLQPDIVRCQQKLTALEAETGLTIAEIKDINRRMSIGEAKARRAKKEMVEANLRLVISIAKKYTNRGLQFLDLIQEGNIGLMKAVDKFEYRRGYKFSTYATWWIRQAITRSIADQARTIRIPVHMIETINKLNRISRQMLQEMGREPTPEELGERMEMPEDKIRKVLKIAKEPISMETPIGDDEDSHLGDFIEDSTMQSPIDVATVESLKEATREVLSGLTAREAKVLRMRFGIDMNTDHTLEEVGKQFDVTRERIRQIEAKALRKLRHPTRSEHLRSFLDE, from the coding sequence ATGTCCGGAAAAGCGCAACAGCAGTCTCGTATTATCGATTTGATCAAACTGGGTCGTGAGCAGGGTTACCTGACTTACGCCGAGGTCAATGACCACCTGCCCGAGGATATTTCAGATCCGGAGCAGGTGGAAGACATCATCCGCATGATTAACGACATGGGGATCCCCGTACACGAGGTTGCTCCGGATGCGGACGCCCTTATGCTGGCCGACGCCGATACCGACGAGGCCGCTGCGGAAGAAGCAGCCGCTGCGTTGGCAGCGGTCGAGACCGATATCGGCCGCACTACCGACCCGGTGCGCATGTACATGCGCGAAATGGGTACGGTGGAGCTTCTGACCCGTGAAGGCGAAATTGAAATCGCCAAGCGTATCGAAGAAGGCATCCGTGAAGTGATGAGCGCGATTGCGCACTTCCCTGGCACGGTTGAGCACATTCTCTCCGAGTACACTCGCGTCACCACCGAAGGCGGTCGCCTGTCCGACGTTCTGAGCGGTTATATCGACCCGGACGACGGCATTGCGCCACCTCCCGCCGAAGTACCTCCGCCGATCGACGAGAAGGCCGCAAAAGCGGATGACTCCGACGATGACGAGGAATCTGAAGGCTCGGATGACGAGGAAGAAGCCGAAAGCGGTCCGGATCCGGTCATCGCTGCACAGCGTTTTGGCGCTGTTGCCGATCAGATGGACATCACTCGCAAGGCCCTGAAAAAGCACGGTCGCCACAACAAGGCGGCAATTGCCGAATTGCTGGCCCTGGCCGAGCTGTTCATGCCGATCAAACTGGTGCCGAAGCAGTACGAAGGCCTGGTCGAGCGTGTACGCAGTGCCCTGGATCGTCTGCGCCAGCAAGAGCGTGCAATCATGCAGCTCTGCGTTCGTGATGCGCGCATGCCGCGTGCCGATTTCCTGCGCCAGTTCCCGGGCAATGAAATCGACGAAAGCTGGACCGACGCACTGGCCAAAGGCAAAGCCAAATACGCTGAAGCCATCGCCCGCCTGCAACCGGACATCGTTCGTTGCCAGCAGAAGCTGACCGCGCTGGAAGCCGAAACCGGCCTGACCATCGCCGAGATCAAGGACATCAACCGTCGCATGTCGATCGGTGAGGCCAAGGCCCGCCGCGCGAAGAAAGAGATGGTGGAAGCGAACTTGCGTCTGGTGATCTCCATCGCCAAGAAGTACACCAACCGTGGCCTGCAATTCCTCGACCTGATCCAGGAAGGCAACATCGGCTTGATGAAAGCGGTAGACAAGTTCGAATACCGTCGCGGCTACAAGTTCTCGACTTATGCCACCTGGTGGATCCGTCAGGCGATCACTCGCTCGATCGCCGACCAGGCCCGCACCATCCGTATTCCGGTGCACATGATCGAGACCATCAACAAGCTCAACCGTATTTCCCGGCAGATGCTGCAGGAAATGGGTCGTGAACCGACGCCGGAAGAGCTGGGCGAACGCATGGAAATGCCTGAGGACAAGATCCGCAAGGTATTGAAGATCGCCAAAGAGCCGATCTCCATGGAAACCCCGATCGGTGATGACGAAGACTCCCATCTGGGCGACTTCATCGAAGACTCGACCATGCAGTCGCCAATCGATGTAGCAACCGTTGAGAGCCTTAAAGAAGCGACTCGCGAAGTTCTCTCCGGCCTCACTGCCCGTGAAGCCAAGGTACTGCGCATGCGCTTCGGTATCGACATGAATACCGACCACACCCTCGAGGAAGTTGGTAAGCAGTTCGACGTGACCCGTGAGCGGATTCGTCAGATCGAAGCCAAGGCACTGCGCAAGCTGCGCCACCCGACGAGAAGCGAGCATCTGCGCTCCTTCCTCGACGAGTAA
- a CDS encoding multifunctional CCA addition/repair protein, whose product MRIYKVGGAVRDRLLGLPVTDIDRVVVGATTEEMLALGYRPVGADFPVFLHPKTGEEYALARTERKSGRGYGGFTFHASPEVTLEEDLIRRDLTINAMAEDDDQNLTDPYHGQRDLEARILRHVSPAFAEDPLRVLRVARFAARYAELGFTVAPETLELMRQLSESGELEALTAERSWKEICRALMENQPQVFVEVLRACGALKVLMPEVDALFGVPQPEAHHPEIDTGVHTLSVLQQAARHKQPLTVRWACLLHDLGKGLTPEEEWPRHIAHEFKGLKLIKAVNERFKAPRDCQELALLVGEYHTHGHRALELKPTTLLELLQSFDVYRRPQRFEEFIAACEMDARGRKGLEERSYPQADYLRGAANVARSVAVQPLLEKGFKGPELGEAIKRERLKALKAYKETASA is encoded by the coding sequence ATGCGGATCTATAAAGTTGGCGGCGCTGTACGTGATCGCCTGCTGGGACTACCGGTTACCGACATTGATCGGGTCGTGGTCGGTGCCACGACCGAAGAGATGCTCGCCCTGGGCTATCGCCCGGTCGGCGCGGATTTTCCGGTGTTTCTTCACCCCAAGACCGGTGAGGAGTACGCCCTCGCCCGAACCGAACGCAAAAGCGGGCGCGGTTACGGTGGATTCACTTTTCACGCCAGTCCCGAAGTCACCCTCGAAGAAGACCTGATCCGCCGCGACCTGACGATCAACGCCATGGCCGAGGACGACGATCAGAATCTGACCGACCCCTATCACGGCCAGCGCGACCTCGAAGCGCGCATTCTGCGTCACGTTTCCCCTGCGTTTGCCGAAGATCCACTCAGAGTCCTGCGCGTTGCCCGTTTTGCCGCACGTTATGCCGAACTGGGCTTCACGGTCGCACCGGAAACACTGGAACTGATGCGCCAACTCAGCGAATCCGGTGAGCTGGAAGCCCTGACGGCGGAACGGAGCTGGAAAGAAATTTGCCGCGCCCTGATGGAAAACCAGCCACAGGTATTCGTCGAAGTGCTGCGCGCCTGCGGTGCACTCAAGGTGCTGATGCCGGAAGTCGACGCGCTGTTTGGGGTGCCGCAACCGGAGGCTCACCACCCGGAAATCGACACCGGCGTGCATACCCTCAGCGTTTTGCAGCAAGCAGCCCGGCATAAACAGCCACTGACCGTACGCTGGGCCTGCCTGCTGCATGATCTGGGCAAGGGGCTGACGCCGGAAGAGGAATGGCCACGGCATATTGCCCACGAATTCAAGGGGCTCAAGCTGATCAAGGCCGTCAATGAGCGCTTCAAGGCGCCAAGGGATTGCCAGGAACTGGCGCTGCTGGTGGGTGAATATCACACCCATGGCCACCGCGCGCTGGAGCTGAAACCAACGACCTTGCTGGAGCTGCTGCAAAGCTTCGACGTCTATCGTCGGCCACAGCGTTTCGAGGAGTTCATCGCGGCGTGCGAGATGGATGCCCGTGGGCGCAAAGGGCTGGAAGAGAGAAGTTATCCACAGGCGGATTATTTACGCGGAGCCGCGAATGTTGCCCGGAGCGTGGCGGTTCAGCCGTTGCTGGAGAAAGGATTCAAGGGGCCGGAGCTGGGTGAAGCGATCAAACGTGAGCGGCTCAAGGCGCTGAAGGCTTACAAAGAGACTGCGTCGGCTTGA
- the folK gene encoding 2-amino-4-hydroxy-6-hydroxymethyldihydropteridine diphosphokinase, with amino-acid sequence MSLTQVYLGLGSNIEREAHLQAGLDALAGFLVDIHCSPVFESQPVGIKSGPFFNFVVSAFTDLPLMELDRRLKFIEADNGRYAPDRKGLPLDIDVLLFGDLAGNFDGLILPRAEILKNAFVLWPLSLIAPDRVHPGVGKSFATLWRESQIDQVLAPVAFEWCGKQLTPSNLL; translated from the coding sequence ATGTCGCTGACTCAGGTGTACCTCGGGCTCGGTAGCAATATCGAGCGCGAAGCCCATTTGCAGGCCGGCCTGGACGCTCTGGCAGGCTTTTTGGTGGATATTCACTGCTCGCCGGTCTTCGAAAGCCAGCCCGTGGGGATCAAGAGTGGGCCGTTCTTTAATTTCGTGGTTTCGGCCTTTACTGATCTGCCGCTGATGGAGCTGGATCGCCGGCTGAAGTTCATCGAAGCCGACAACGGCCGCTACGCGCCGGACCGCAAGGGTCTACCGCTGGATATCGATGTGCTGTTGTTTGGCGATCTGGCAGGTAACTTCGATGGGCTGATTTTGCCGCGGGCCGAAATTCTGAAAAATGCCTTTGTGCTGTGGCCGCTGTCGCTGATTGCGCCGGATCGAGTGCATCCTGGTGTAGGCAAAAGCTTTGCGACTTTGTGGCGCGAATCGCAGATTGATCAGGTGTTGGCGCCGGTGGCGTTCGAGTGGTGTGGCAAGCAACTGACGCCTTCGAATTTGTTGTGA
- the tsaD gene encoding tRNA (adenosine(37)-N6)-threonylcarbamoyltransferase complex transferase subunit TsaD: MLVLGLETSCDETGVALYDSERGLLADALFSQIDLHRAYGGVVPELASRDHVKRMLPLIRQVLAEADCVPTEIDAIAYTAGPGLVGALLVGASCAQALAFAWGIPALGVHHMEGHLLAPMLESQPPQFPFVALLVSGGHTQLVQVDGIGQYTLLGETLDDAAGEAFDKTAKMMGLNYPGGPEIARLAEQGISGRFTFPRPMCDRPGLDFSFSGLKTFALNTWQQCVSAGDDSEQARCDIALAFQQAVVETLTIKCKRALKAAGMKSLVIAGGVSANKALRTSLEKMLGDMKGNVFYARPQFCTDNGAMIAFAGCQRLQAGQQESLAISVQARWPMEQLSALS; the protein is encoded by the coding sequence ATGCTAGTACTGGGATTAGAGACATCTTGCGACGAAACCGGCGTCGCACTTTACGACAGTGAGCGCGGCCTGCTGGCCGACGCGCTGTTCAGTCAGATCGACCTGCACCGCGCCTATGGCGGTGTGGTCCCGGAACTGGCCTCGCGCGATCACGTCAAGCGCATGCTGCCCTTGATCCGTCAGGTGTTGGCCGAAGCCGACTGTGTTCCGACCGAGATCGACGCCATCGCCTACACCGCGGGTCCCGGGTTGGTAGGCGCCTTGCTGGTGGGTGCTTCCTGTGCCCAGGCGCTGGCCTTTGCCTGGGGCATTCCGGCGCTGGGCGTGCACCATATGGAAGGTCATTTGCTGGCGCCGATGCTGGAGTCGCAACCGCCACAATTCCCGTTCGTCGCTTTGTTGGTATCCGGCGGCCATACGCAACTGGTTCAGGTCGACGGCATCGGTCAATACACACTGTTGGGCGAGACGTTGGACGACGCCGCGGGTGAAGCTTTCGACAAGACGGCCAAGATGATGGGCCTCAACTATCCGGGTGGCCCGGAAATCGCTCGCCTGGCCGAGCAAGGGATTTCGGGGCGTTTCACCTTCCCGCGTCCGATGTGTGATCGCCCTGGCCTGGACTTCAGTTTCAGCGGCCTGAAAACCTTTGCCTTGAACACCTGGCAACAGTGTGTGAGTGCCGGGGACGACAGTGAGCAAGCCCGTTGCGACATCGCGCTGGCGTTCCAGCAGGCCGTGGTGGAGACTTTGACCATCAAGTGCAAGCGCGCCCTCAAGGCGGCCGGCATGAAAAGTCTGGTGATCGCCGGGGGTGTGAGTGCCAACAAGGCGTTGCGCACCTCCCTGGAGAAGATGCTTGGCGACATGAAAGGCAATGTTTTCTATGCCCGCCCACAGTTTTGCACCGATAACGGCGCGATGATCGCGTTCGCCGGCTGTCAGCGCTTGCAGGCCGGCCAGCAGGAAAGCCTGGCGATCAGCGTGCAGGCCCGCTGGCCGATGGAGCAGTTGTCGGCGTTGTCATGA
- the plsY gene encoding glycerol-3-phosphate 1-O-acyltransferase PlsY, protein MFWLLAILAYLLGSLSFAILLSRLTGNPDPRMSGSGNAGATNMLRLAGKKLAILTLLGDLCKGLLPVLIAGIAGLSLQDQAWIGVCAVIGHLFPLYFRFRGGKGVATAAGMLLGLYPPAALLAICTWMLTFYLTRTSSLAALIATPLTLPLLAWQEPAALLPMTTLTGLIVWRHRGNLRDLFAGRERHF, encoded by the coding sequence ATGTTTTGGTTACTGGCGATCCTCGCCTACCTGCTCGGCTCTCTGTCCTTCGCCATTTTGCTCAGCCGCCTGACCGGTAACCCCGATCCGCGAATGAGTGGCTCAGGCAATGCCGGCGCCACCAACATGTTGCGCCTGGCTGGCAAGAAACTCGCCATCCTGACTTTACTGGGTGACCTCTGCAAAGGCTTGCTCCCCGTGCTGATCGCCGGCATTGCGGGACTTTCGCTGCAGGATCAGGCCTGGATCGGCGTTTGCGCCGTCATCGGCCACCTGTTCCCGCTTTACTTCCGCTTTCGCGGCGGCAAAGGTGTCGCCACCGCTGCCGGCATGTTACTCGGGCTTTATCCACCCGCTGCCCTGCTGGCCATCTGCACCTGGATGCTGACGTTTTACCTGACCCGCACCAGCTCGCTGGCGGCCCTGATCGCCACGCCGCTGACCCTGCCGTTGCTGGCTTGGCAAGAACCGGCGGCACTGCTGCCGATGACGACGCTCACGGGATTGATCGTCTGGCGCCATCGCGGCAATTTACGCGACCTGTTCGCCGGGCGCGAACGGCATTTTTAG
- the dnaG gene encoding DNA primase codes for MAGLIPQSFIDDLLNRTDIVDVVSSRLQLKKAGKNHTACCPFHKEKTPSFSVSPDKQFYYCFGCGAGGNALGFIMDHDNLDFPQAVEELAKAAGMEIPREESGRRQKPRQPTDSPLYPLLTAAADFYRQALKSHPARKAAVDYLKGRGLTGEIARDFGLGFAPPGWDNLFKHLSSDTLQQKAMIDAGLLIENAETGKRYDRFRDRVMFPIRDSRGRIIAFGGRVLGDDKPKYLNSPETPVFHKGQELYGLYEARKNNRSLDEIIVVEGYMDVIALAQQGLRNAVATLGTATSEEHLKRLFRVVPNVLFCFDGDQAGRNAAWRALEATLSSLQDGRRARFLFLPEGEDPDTLVRSEGTDAFRARINQHAQPLADYFFQQLTEEADPRSLEGKAHMATLAAPLIEKVPGANLRTLMRQRLMEITGLSGEAVSQLVQSAPQDAPPAYDPGMDYDAMPDYSDFHQPQEAYAPQQEWTPKKQGAGSGKKWEKKPWSKNGKRGDRDESYAPRTPVAVEAPTLIALRTLIHYPQLAGKVESADHFANESNTYAQVLIALIEAVQKNPKLNSIQLMARWHGTEQGRLLKALAEKEWLIDGDNLEQQFLDTITRLSAGQHTQTLDELIKKARQPGLSAEEQSQIAKQMRDLLKQNVSASNPTSTGA; via the coding sequence ATGGCCGGGCTGATTCCCCAGAGCTTCATTGACGACCTTCTGAACCGCACCGACATCGTCGATGTGGTCAGCTCGCGCCTGCAACTGAAGAAAGCCGGCAAGAACCACACGGCCTGCTGCCCGTTTCACAAAGAGAAAACACCGTCCTTCAGCGTGAGCCCCGACAAGCAGTTCTACTACTGCTTCGGCTGCGGCGCTGGCGGCAATGCCCTCGGCTTCATCATGGACCACGACAACCTGGACTTTCCCCAGGCTGTCGAAGAACTGGCCAAAGCCGCCGGCATGGAAATCCCCCGCGAAGAGAGCGGCCGTCGGCAAAAACCACGGCAGCCGACCGATTCGCCGCTGTATCCGCTGCTGACGGCCGCCGCTGACTTCTACCGCCAGGCCCTGAAAAGCCATCCGGCGCGCAAAGCCGCCGTGGATTACTTGAAGGGTCGTGGGTTGACGGGTGAAATCGCCCGGGATTTCGGCCTTGGCTTCGCCCCACCGGGCTGGGACAACCTGTTCAAACACTTGAGCAGCGACACCCTGCAGCAGAAAGCCATGATCGATGCCGGCCTGCTGATCGAGAACGCCGAAACCGGCAAACGCTATGACCGCTTCCGCGATCGCGTGATGTTTCCGATTCGTGACAGCCGCGGGCGCATCATCGCATTCGGTGGCAGGGTGCTGGGCGACGACAAGCCCAAGTACCTGAACTCGCCTGAAACCCCTGTATTTCATAAGGGCCAGGAACTCTACGGCCTGTATGAGGCGCGCAAGAACAACCGTAGCCTCGATGAAATCATCGTCGTCGAAGGCTACATGGACGTCATTGCCCTGGCCCAACAAGGTCTGCGTAATGCTGTCGCGACGCTAGGCACCGCCACCAGTGAAGAACACTTGAAGCGACTGTTCCGCGTGGTGCCCAACGTGTTGTTTTGCTTTGACGGCGACCAGGCTGGCCGCAATGCCGCCTGGCGTGCACTGGAGGCAACGCTGTCGAGCCTGCAGGATGGTCGTCGCGCGCGCTTCCTGTTCTTGCCCGAGGGCGAAGACCCGGACACCCTGGTCCGCTCCGAAGGCACCGATGCTTTTCGCGCTCGAATCAACCAACATGCGCAGCCGCTGGCCGATTACTTCTTCCAGCAACTGACCGAAGAAGCCGACCCTCGCTCCCTCGAAGGCAAGGCCCACATGGCCACTCTCGCCGCACCGTTGATCGAAAAAGTGCCGGGCGCCAACCTGCGCACCCTGATGCGCCAGCGCCTGATGGAAATCACGGGCTTGAGTGGCGAGGCTGTCAGTCAGTTGGTGCAAAGTGCACCCCAGGATGCGCCACCCGCCTATGATCCGGGCATGGATTACGACGCCATGCCGGACTATTCCGACTTCCATCAGCCTCAGGAGGCCTACGCGCCCCAGCAGGAATGGACGCCCAAGAAACAGGGTGCCGGCAGTGGCAAGAAATGGGAGAAGAAACCCTGGAGCAAAAACGGCAAGCGCGGTGATCGCGATGAGTCCTATGCTCCACGCACGCCTGTGGCGGTAGAAGCGCCGACACTGATCGCCCTGCGCACGCTGATCCACTACCCGCAACTGGCCGGCAAGGTCGAGAGTGCCGATCATTTTGCCAACGAGAGCAACACCTATGCTCAGGTACTGATCGCCTTGATCGAAGCGGTGCAGAAAAATCCTAAGCTAAACTCAATTCAGTTGATGGCCCGCTGGCACGGAACAGAGCAAGGGCGCCTGTTGAAAGCACTCGCGGAAAAGGAGTGGTTAATTGACGGCGACAACCTTGAACAGCAGTTTTTAGACACCATTACAAGGTTATCCGCGGGCCAGCACACGCAGACCCTCGACGAACTCATCAAGAAAGCAAGGCAGCCGGGATTATCGGCTGAAGAGCAATCCCAGATCGCAAAACAGATGCGAGACCTCTTAAAACAGAATGTTTCCGCATCCAACCCGACCTCAACTGGCGCGTGA
- the rpsU gene encoding 30S ribosomal protein S21, with protein sequence MPAVKVKENEPFDVALRRFKRSCEKAGVLAEVRSREFYEKPTSERKRKAAAAVKRHAKKVQREQRRAVRLY encoded by the coding sequence ATGCCAGCCGTCAAAGTAAAAGAGAACGAACCCTTCGACGTAGCTCTGCGTCGTTTCAAGCGCTCCTGCGAAAAAGCCGGTGTACTGGCTGAAGTTCGTAGCCGCGAATTTTACGAGAAGCCAACTTCTGAGCGTAAGCGCAAGGCAGCTGCTGCTGTTAAGCGTCACGCCAAGAAAGTTCAGCGCGAACAGCGCCGCGCCGTTCGTCTGTACTAA